The following proteins are co-located in the Pseudarthrobacter siccitolerans genome:
- a CDS encoding IS3 family transposase (programmed frameshift): MSTTRRKFTPEYRREAARLVIDTGRPVAPVARELGLGEQLLGRWVAQERARLEAPEEFAAAETEKSELERLRRENAQLRMDNEFLGKAAGLLRFQAAESECFELMEAEKANYPVQRMARLLRVSRSGFYAWRRRSSEESERTVLRAQLDAKVRRVHRDSTGIYGAPRVQAALARNGTGVDRKTVAASMRRQGLEGISPRRFRPVAPIGEARVHSIPDLVARKWDTGALDAVWISDITYLRTGEGWVYLCAVRDACSRRVIGWAMDSTQTTSLVERALRMAYVLRGGGPAGVVFHADRGTQYTSAQLNDVCSGLGIRQSVGRTGVCWDNAMQESFWSTLKTEFYDRRRWANRQDAIRETGRWIEEFYNRSRLHSALGYITPVEHEQFLTSNKLQPAQAA; this comes from the exons GTGAGCACGACACGACGTAAATTCACTCCCGAGTATCGGCGGGAGGCTGCGCGCCTTGTCATCGATACGGGCCGGCCGGTCGCGCCGGTGGCCCGGGAGCTGGGTCTGGGTGAGCAGTTGCTGGGCCGGTGGGTGGCTCAGGAACGGGCCCGCCTGGAGGCTCCCGAGGAGTTCGCTGCGGCTGAGACGGAGAAGTCTGAGCTGGAGCGTTTGCGCAGGGAGAACGCGCAGCTGCGGATGGATAACGAGTTCCTGGGAAAAGCCGCAG GCCTTCTTCGCTTCCAAGCAGCAGAATCGGAATGCTTCGAGCTGATGGAGGCCGAGAAGGCTAACTACCCGGTCCAGCGGATGGCCCGGCTTTTGCGTGTGTCCCGGTCCGGGTTCTACGCCTGGCGCCGACGAAGCTCCGAGGAGTCGGAGCGGACCGTGCTGCGGGCGCAACTGGATGCGAAGGTCCGGCGGGTGCACCGGGATTCGACCGGGATCTACGGGGCGCCCAGGGTGCAGGCCGCGTTGGCCAGGAACGGGACCGGCGTTGACCGGAAGACCGTGGCCGCCTCGATGCGCCGGCAAGGCCTGGAAGGGATCTCGCCGCGGCGGTTCCGGCCGGTAGCCCCGATCGGTGAGGCGCGGGTGCATTCGATCCCTGATCTGGTGGCCAGAAAGTGGGACACCGGGGCTTTGGATGCTGTCTGGATCTCGGACATTACGTACCTGCGCACCGGTGAAGGGTGGGTGTATTTGTGTGCTGTCAGGGATGCCTGCTCCCGGCGTGTGATTGGGTGGGCGATGGACTCCACCCAAACCACCAGCCTGGTGGAGCGGGCGCTGCGCATGGCCTACGTCCTGCGCGGCGGCGGCCCGGCCGGGGTCGTGTTCCATGCAGACCGCGGCACCCAGTACACCTCCGCCCAGCTCAACGACGTCTGCTCTGGACTGGGCATCAGGCAGTCCGTCGGGCGGACCGGCGTGTGCTGGGACAACGCGATGCAGGAGTCCTTCTGGTCGACCCTGAAAACCGAGTTTTACGACCGGCGCCGGTGGGCAAACAGGCAGGACGCGATCCGGGAAACAGGACGCTGGATCGAGGAGTTCTACAACCGCTCCCGGCTTCACTCAGCCCTGGGTTACATCACGCCGGTGGAACACGAACAATTCCTCACCAGCAATAAACTTCAGCCGGCACAAGCCGCCTGA
- a CDS encoding FadR/GntR family transcriptional regulator, with amino-acid sequence MTDQLEDTAESQRLGAGRMPGMERRSAMDAVRMQIGMAISLGLLKPGERLPDQEDVALGLSVSPITARRALASLAELGVVVRRRGRAGGTFVADSPPTEILKSLSASPAESQAVNRLVDRRLLFECAVTHYAAVNATSEQLDELERLTQEMAGSSDWSYYHRMDEQFHQLVGTASCLNTAVDVYHETLAELYDYFIPYPIEKLHKSNQDHIALVAALRARNVEEAVELSRKHVDMGLTSVGGHLK; translated from the coding sequence ATGACGGATCAGCTGGAGGACACTGCCGAGTCCCAGCGCCTTGGGGCGGGCAGGATGCCTGGGATGGAGCGGCGCAGCGCGATGGACGCGGTCCGGATGCAGATCGGGATGGCCATTTCGCTGGGGCTCTTGAAGCCGGGCGAGCGGCTGCCCGACCAGGAGGATGTGGCGCTGGGCCTTTCGGTTAGCCCGATTACCGCTCGCCGCGCGCTGGCGAGCCTGGCCGAGCTGGGCGTGGTGGTCCGCCGGCGCGGGCGGGCAGGCGGAACGTTTGTGGCGGACTCGCCGCCCACGGAGATTTTGAAGTCGCTTTCCGCGTCACCGGCAGAATCCCAAGCCGTGAACCGGCTGGTGGACCGGCGACTGCTGTTCGAATGCGCCGTGACGCACTATGCGGCGGTCAACGCCACGTCTGAGCAGCTGGATGAGCTGGAGCGGCTGACGCAGGAGATGGCCGGGTCGTCCGACTGGTCCTACTACCACCGGATGGACGAGCAGTTCCATCAACTGGTGGGCACGGCGTCGTGTCTGAACACCGCCGTCGACGTCTACCACGAGACCCTTGCCGAGCTGTACGACTACTTCATCCCCTACCCCATCGAGAAGCTGCACAAATCCAACCAGGACCATATCGCCTTGGTGGCAGCCCTCCGCGCCCGCAATGTTGAGGAGGCGGTGGAGCTCTCGCGGAAGCACGTGGACATGGGGTTAACCTCTGTTGGTGGACACCTGAAGTAG
- a CDS encoding carbon-nitrogen hydrolase family protein, protein MGEPVSAFADEVKAALEAQPHSKLVVFPELHLFADQNPDLQRTEMLQASAEPLDGPRVTELKRLAKDLNIWLVPGSVCEHGPEGQLFNTQLVLSPDGELAGYYRKIFPWRPFEPYDPGDKFTTVDLPGIGKVGLNICYDAWYPEVSRQLAWMGAEVVINVVKTTTPDRKQELILARANAIVNQVFMVSVNCAGPTGKGQSIIVGPEGNTLAEAPDDQPQLLTSELDLAAVEPVRTHGTETSTAPGRSSARGSPPSNFPSTKAGSTRPPGHRRPTSPKEPPWQQPSPPR, encoded by the coding sequence ATCGGCGAACCCGTCTCGGCCTTCGCGGACGAGGTCAAAGCAGCCCTCGAAGCCCAGCCGCACAGCAAGCTCGTCGTCTTCCCCGAGCTCCACCTCTTCGCCGACCAAAACCCGGACCTGCAGCGCACGGAAATGCTCCAGGCAAGTGCCGAGCCGCTGGACGGGCCAAGAGTCACAGAGCTCAAACGGCTCGCCAAAGACCTCAACATCTGGCTGGTCCCCGGCAGCGTCTGCGAACACGGCCCGGAAGGGCAGCTGTTCAACACCCAGCTGGTCCTGTCCCCGGACGGGGAGCTGGCCGGCTACTACCGGAAGATCTTCCCCTGGCGCCCGTTCGAGCCCTACGACCCCGGCGACAAGTTCACCACCGTGGACCTGCCCGGCATCGGCAAAGTAGGACTGAACATCTGCTACGACGCCTGGTACCCCGAGGTATCCCGCCAGCTCGCTTGGATGGGTGCCGAAGTCGTCATCAACGTCGTCAAAACCACCACCCCCGACCGCAAACAGGAACTGATCCTCGCGAGGGCCAACGCGATCGTTAACCAGGTCTTCATGGTCAGCGTCAACTGCGCCGGCCCCACCGGAAAGGGCCAAAGCATCATCGTGGGCCCGGAGGGCAACACCCTCGCCGAGGCTCCGGACGATCAACCGCAGTTGCTCACCTCTGAACTGGACCTGGCCGCCGTCGAACCTGTCCGCACGCACGGCACGGAGACCTCAACCGCCCCTGGTCGCAGTTCCGCGAGGGGGAGCCCGCCGTCGAACTTTCCGTCTACCAAGGCCGGATCAACCCGGCCACCTGGACACCGCCGTCCTACAAGCCCTAAGGAACCACCGTGGCAACAACCCTCACCCCCACGCTGA
- a CDS encoding APC family permease, which translates to MAIAYPVAGSAYTYVRRSIDPRVGFLVGWAILLDYLFLPMVIWLIGGSYLSAQFPGIPIGLWIVGFIVITTLLNILGIKVADKANYVLMAFQLLVIVFFVALSIGNVVSTSGAGGLVSSQPFVNDTASFATISAGAAIAAYSFLGFDAVTTLTEETVNPRKTMPRAIMLVALIGGGIFVAVSYVTQLVHPAACSRTRPRRPAPSPCRSAGSCSAPCSWPAWWWRSSPPVWPRRPAPPA; encoded by the coding sequence ATGGCCATCGCCTACCCCGTGGCCGGCTCCGCGTACACCTATGTGCGCCGGTCCATCGATCCCCGGGTGGGCTTCCTGGTGGGCTGGGCCATCCTGCTGGACTACCTCTTCTTGCCCATGGTCATCTGGCTCATCGGCGGCTCGTACCTGAGCGCGCAGTTCCCCGGCATCCCCATCGGGCTCTGGATCGTGGGCTTCATCGTGATCACCACGCTACTGAACATCCTGGGCATCAAGGTGGCGGACAAGGCCAACTACGTGCTGATGGCGTTCCAGCTGCTGGTCATCGTGTTCTTCGTGGCGCTGTCCATCGGCAACGTGGTGTCCACCTCCGGCGCCGGGGGACTGGTGAGCAGCCAGCCGTTCGTCAATGACACCGCCAGCTTCGCCACCATCTCCGCCGGAGCGGCCATCGCCGCCTACTCCTTCCTGGGGTTCGACGCCGTCACCACCCTCACCGAGGAGACCGTCAACCCGCGCAAGACCATGCCGCGCGCCATCATGCTCGTGGCGCTGATCGGCGGCGGCATCTTCGTGGCGGTGTCCTACGTGACCCAGCTGGTCCACCCCGCGGCGTGTTCGAGGACTCGGCCTCGGCGGCCAGCTCCATCGCCCTGCAGATCGGCGGGCAGCTGTTCGGCGCCGTGTTCCTGGCCGGCCTGGTGGTGGCGCAGTTCGCCTCCGGTCTGGCCGCGCAGGCCAGCGCCTCCCGCCTGA
- a CDS encoding APC family permease — MFGAVFLAGLVVAQFASGLAAQASASRLMYAMGRDSVLPKAVFGKLSEKFHTPVVNLVVTGIVGLMAIFLDVATSTSFINFGAFTAFTLVNVAVVFHYVRQRRAGQQLNPVSHVVVPVIGAIICAYLLSQLDSNAITLGVSWLVLGVIVLALITKGFKASPPEMTATEKATVEAAA, encoded by the coding sequence CTGTTCGGCGCCGTGTTCCTGGCCGGCCTGGTGGTGGCGCAGTTCGCCTCCGGTCTGGCCGCGCAGGCCAGCGCCTCCCGCCTGATGTACGCGATGGGCCGCGACTCGGTCCTGCCCAAGGCGGTCTTCGGCAAGCTCAGCGAGAAGTTCCATACCCCGGTGGTGAACCTGGTGGTCACTGGGATCGTGGGCCTGATGGCGATCTTCCTGGACGTGGCCACGTCGACGTCGTTCATCAACTTCGGTGCCTTCACGGCCTTTACGCTGGTGAACGTCGCGGTGGTGTTCCACTATGTGCGCCAGCGCCGGGCCGGGCAGCAGCTGAACCCGGTGTCTCACGTGGTGGTCCCGGTGATCGGCGCCATCATCTGCGCCTACCTGCTCTCCCAGCTGGACAGCAACGCCATTACGCTGGGGGTGTCCTGGCTGGTGCTGGGTGTGATTGTTCTGGCCCTGATCACCAAGGGTTTCAAGGCCTCGCCGCCGGAGATGACGGCCACGGAGAAGGCGACGGTCGAGGCGGCCGCCTGA
- a CDS encoding carbon-nitrogen hydrolase family protein → MRIALGQLESGADIRANLVAIDGFAAEAARDGAALVAFPEYATYEKKKVDATFPAVAEPLDGPVCQALAAIARRRRIALVAGVVESSDEPGKAYNTLVAFGPDGGRLAFYRKIHLFDAQGFGESTFIKPGQSTEPVVFKHGGVRFGLMTCYDLRFPELARSLADAGAQVLLVCSSWVPGEHKTEQWLALNTARAIENSVYVAGVCQAPPVSVGRSVLVDPMGVVEVDFGLEPGVRTVEVSREAVERVRESFPMFRQRRL, encoded by the coding sequence GTGAGGATTGCGCTGGGGCAGCTGGAGTCGGGTGCCGACATCCGGGCCAACCTCGTCGCGATCGACGGGTTCGCCGCGGAGGCAGCGCGCGACGGCGCCGCGCTGGTCGCCTTCCCGGAGTACGCCACCTACGAGAAAAAGAAAGTGGACGCGACGTTCCCGGCCGTGGCCGAGCCGCTGGACGGGCCTGTCTGCCAGGCACTCGCCGCCATCGCCCGCCGGCGCCGCATCGCGCTGGTGGCGGGCGTGGTGGAGTCCTCGGACGAACCGGGCAAGGCGTACAACACGCTGGTGGCGTTCGGGCCCGACGGCGGCCGGCTGGCTTTCTACCGGAAGATCCACCTGTTCGACGCGCAGGGCTTCGGGGAGTCCACGTTTATCAAGCCGGGCCAGTCCACTGAGCCGGTAGTTTTCAAGCACGGGGGAGTGCGGTTCGGGCTGATGACCTGCTACGACCTCCGCTTCCCGGAGCTGGCCAGGTCACTGGCCGACGCCGGCGCGCAGGTTCTGCTGGTGTGCTCGTCCTGGGTGCCGGGGGAGCACAAGACGGAACAGTGGCTGGCGCTGAACACGGCAAGGGCGATAGAGAACAGCGTGTACGTGGCGGGGGTGTGCCAGGCGCCTCCGGTCTCGGTGGGGCGGAGCGTGCTGGTGGATCCGATGGGCGTTGTTGAGGTGGACTTTGGGTTGGAGCCCGGTGTGCGGACGGTGGAGGTTTCGCGGGAGGCGGTGGAGCGGGTGCGGGAGTCGTTTCCCATGTTCCGACAGCGGCGGCTGTAG
- a CDS encoding response regulator gives MTPEQMSALLTSVAALLGAILWPVLVFVLVITFKSEFRKLLKSDDVTFKAAGLEASFQRKRVEAAVALGAATAKSAAGQTPEAATSPALLADALAQALPDERTQRLLQGSVVLWVDDRPENNVYERQALEALEVTIDLAKSTEQALALVRRQSYNLIISDMGRPPDNRAGYTLLDKLRASGDHTPFLIYAGSRRPEHIQEARDHGALGATNRPQELILMAVAALGSHPTKEYGWGSPDGRK, from the coding sequence ATGACACCCGAACAGATGAGCGCCCTATTGACCTCCGTAGCTGCCTTGCTAGGTGCCATACTTTGGCCGGTGCTTGTGTTTGTTCTTGTCATCACGTTCAAGTCAGAGTTCCGCAAGCTCTTAAAGTCTGATGATGTAACCTTCAAAGCGGCTGGGTTAGAGGCTTCTTTTCAGCGCAAACGGGTGGAAGCCGCGGTAGCCCTTGGTGCCGCAACAGCCAAGTCGGCCGCAGGTCAAACGCCTGAGGCGGCAACAAGCCCAGCCCTGCTTGCCGATGCTCTTGCTCAAGCGCTTCCTGATGAGCGAACACAGAGGCTTCTTCAAGGTTCCGTTGTCCTTTGGGTGGATGATCGGCCTGAAAATAACGTCTATGAGCGACAAGCGCTTGAAGCCTTGGAGGTCACGATTGATTTGGCAAAGTCCACGGAGCAAGCACTTGCACTAGTACGGCGGCAATCATACAACCTGATAATCTCCGACATGGGCCGCCCCCCAGACAATCGGGCTGGTTACACCTTGCTCGACAAATTACGGGCGTCTGGTGATCACACTCCATTCCTCATTTACGCGGGATCCCGCCGCCCAGAGCATATTCAAGAGGCTCGTGATCATGGCGCCTTGGGGGCTACAAATCGTCCACAAGAGTTGATTCTTATGGCCGTAGCGGCTTTGGGCTCTCATCCAACTAAAGAATATGGCTGGGGGAGCCCGGACGGGAGAAAGTGA
- a CDS encoding nitrilase-related carbon-nitrogen hydrolase yields the protein MATSVSYVVVPVIGAVICAYLLFRLAFYRKIQLFDAQGFGESTFIKPGPSTDPVVFEHGGARFGLMTCYDLRFPELARSLADAGAQRSCWSARPGSRGSTRRSSGWL from the coding sequence GTGGCTACGTCGGTGTCCTACGTGGTGGTCCCGGTGATCGGCGCCGTCATCTGCGCCTACCTGCTCTTCCGGCTGGCTTTCTACCGGAAGATCCAGCTTTTCGACGCGCAGGGCTTCGGCGAGTCGACGTTCATCAAGCCGGGACCGTCCACTGACCCGGTGGTGTTCGAACACGGGGGAGCGCGGTTCGGGCTGATGACCTGCTACGACCTGCGGTTCCCGGAGCTGGCCAGGTCACTGGCAGACGCCGGCGCGCAGAGGTCCTGCTGGTCTGCTCGTCCTGGGAGCCGGGGGAGTACAAGACGGAGCAGTGGCTGGCTTTGA
- a CDS encoding pentapeptide repeat-containing protein codes for MILAVLLAGGLGVVVFIVVKEHLEIPPAEAARTAVTLIGVPTAAGAVFVALRSLRLKEQQLHADQQRVVDAYRTYALAFDTEHSRRQYDQERELRARYVSAAEQIGHDSAAVRLAGVNAMAHLATDWTEQRQSCVDVLCAYLRLPHLKMTSSNTADADIDDPADGEVRRTVQRLIAEGFKKDAEGKPSWPDTDLDLDRAELNDFIMEDAVIRRASFKRTVFRGPTMFHGGSSNNVSFQRAVFLGRTSFARTVFGKSDFSGAAFHDYVRFDIFYEERPGFIYNSFMDTMHVSARADRNYNFRRASFAVEPTKGKWVSYEACRLNGLPYEPPSTSDGAFKNNQA; via the coding sequence GTGATCCTGGCTGTGCTTCTTGCTGGCGGGCTTGGGGTGGTGGTCTTCATCGTTGTCAAGGAACATCTAGAAATACCCCCAGCCGAAGCGGCACGCACCGCCGTTACTCTGATTGGGGTTCCCACTGCCGCCGGTGCAGTCTTTGTGGCGCTCCGAAGCCTTCGCTTGAAGGAACAGCAACTGCACGCGGACCAGCAGCGAGTTGTAGACGCGTACCGCACCTATGCTCTGGCCTTCGACACTGAGCACAGCCGTCGGCAATATGACCAAGAGCGAGAATTGCGTGCGCGGTATGTGTCCGCTGCTGAGCAGATTGGACATGATTCAGCTGCAGTCCGCCTTGCCGGTGTCAACGCCATGGCACACCTTGCTACAGACTGGACAGAGCAGCGGCAGTCGTGTGTCGATGTACTATGCGCCTATCTCCGCCTCCCTCACTTGAAGATGACAAGCAGCAACACGGCCGATGCTGATATTGATGATCCGGCAGATGGGGAAGTGCGTCGGACGGTACAGCGTCTGATCGCGGAGGGATTTAAGAAAGATGCAGAGGGGAAACCTTCTTGGCCCGACACTGACCTTGATCTTGATCGTGCTGAACTCAATGACTTCATAATGGAAGATGCAGTGATTCGAAGGGCTTCCTTTAAGAGGACTGTATTCCGTGGGCCCACCATGTTTCATGGAGGAAGCAGTAACAATGTTTCGTTCCAACGCGCCGTTTTTCTTGGGCGAACATCCTTTGCACGTACAGTATTCGGAAAGTCCGATTTTAGCGGCGCCGCTTTCCATGATTATGTGCGCTTTGACATCTTCTATGAAGAACGTCCTGGGTTCATTTACAACTCATTCATGGACACAATGCACGTTTCAGCCCGGGCGGACAGAAACTATAATTTCAGACGGGCGTCCTTTGCCGTTGAACCAACCAAAGGCAAATGGGTTTCCTATGAAGCTTGTCGTTTGAATGGCCTTCCTTATGAACCACCTTCAACTAGCGACGGCGCTTTTAAGAACAATCAGGCTTAG
- a CDS encoding reverse transcriptase family protein has translation MAKVPYEAARDIIFNHRAHYSARKLKKHSGKGFRTIHAPSAHLKSLQLAILENCLPKRPTSDLSYAYESRRNTLEAARRHVGAKTMIQLDLADFFGSISSSAMYKTFVGFGYPKLLAFEMSLISSVGHEVTLRGPDEKGVVYELLKSGRLPQGASTSGKLSNLVCIGLDQLLGEVATRWGGVITRYADDITFSTGHAVSRSECNSILRDLKGAIHVSGFTMNERKTRVTRSGQEHRVLGLCVGQDSVWLNRNYKNSIRAHLYGLEKNGLADHGIHRGFSSDQEFMSFIWGHYAYCVYVDPDFGAEMRARLELAGVERV, from the coding sequence GTGGCCAAGGTGCCGTATGAGGCTGCTCGCGATATTATCTTCAACCATCGTGCGCACTATTCAGCTAGGAAACTTAAAAAGCACTCCGGGAAGGGGTTTAGAACTATTCATGCGCCCTCAGCCCACCTCAAATCTCTGCAACTGGCTATTCTGGAAAATTGTCTCCCCAAAAGGCCAACCTCTGATTTGTCATATGCCTATGAATCCCGTCGGAACACGCTGGAAGCGGCTCGTCGCCATGTAGGCGCCAAGACCATGATTCAACTCGACCTCGCCGATTTCTTCGGCTCCATAAGCTCGAGTGCAATGTACAAAACTTTTGTCGGTTTCGGCTATCCCAAATTGCTAGCATTCGAGATGTCCTTGATTTCGTCGGTCGGCCACGAGGTGACTCTCCGCGGACCCGACGAGAAAGGGGTGGTCTACGAGCTTCTGAAGTCGGGGCGGCTTCCACAGGGGGCTTCGACAAGCGGCAAGCTTTCCAACCTTGTCTGCATTGGTTTAGATCAGTTGTTGGGAGAGGTGGCCACGAGGTGGGGCGGAGTCATCACCCGATATGCGGACGATATTACCTTTTCAACGGGCCACGCCGTAAGTCGGAGCGAATGCAATTCCATCCTACGAGATCTTAAGGGTGCCATACACGTTTCTGGTTTTACAATGAATGAGCGCAAAACTCGGGTTACTCGTTCCGGCCAAGAGCATAGGGTTCTTGGCCTCTGCGTCGGTCAGGATTCTGTATGGCTTAACCGAAACTACAAGAATTCGATACGTGCCCATTTATACGGCCTTGAGAAAAATGGACTCGCCGACCACGGGATTCATAGAGGGTTTTCCTCTGATCAGGAATTCATGAGCTTTATATGGGGACACTATGCTTACTGCGTCTATGTCGACCCTGACTTTGGGGCCGAAATGCGTGCGCGCCTGGAGCTTGCAGGAGTTGAGAGGGTGTGA
- a CDS encoding phosphoribosyltransferase-like protein, with the protein MLNCPSISSWLRQFNTAERPLAELILSKLRFATNDEIAHDLSEALMEKVDVTTRRQSQIVIESVIPFEDVKRYWRDQKAKDQEPEREPELYQDYYPSEVRDYDSGSEKLLDVIIRSEYRRVQDRYAAARKLNPIVRTRNEINALKESSQKIDFILITDNIGSGKQVIDALDRLAAFCTTGPFSNCDVRISVIAWTATKAGTEAITTWASTMPPTCGNINKLVKRSLVDHLNIFYLNLTQTFHDLGELESREQLFDLFKKYGDPRNKKKHTRGLGFGKIASRTVLLGSSCPNTVPDFLYSSSGSEEYVPLFPGKRIPPDINEVILHDTRYNPQHTEAKERHEQRIRKQHLLVAANRPIKRGDAKWGILVLAVAGTAREEAILSSNISYHRFRQAEQQLIALGWLTADFTATKEGENSVRTYGRKSNQADYASARRYMKRKVDARNVTYYPQSLRGVR; encoded by the coding sequence ATGCTCAACTGTCCATCGATCTCGTCCTGGCTGCGCCAATTCAATACCGCCGAACGTCCCCTTGCGGAACTCATTCTTTCAAAATTGCGCTTCGCTACCAACGATGAAATTGCTCACGATCTATCAGAAGCGTTGATGGAGAAAGTGGACGTAACTACTCGTAGGCAATCGCAGATAGTTATTGAATCAGTTATCCCATTCGAGGATGTCAAGCGTTATTGGCGCGACCAAAAAGCTAAGGACCAAGAACCAGAACGCGAGCCAGAACTTTATCAGGATTACTACCCATCCGAAGTCCGCGACTACGACTCGGGGTCCGAAAAGCTCTTGGATGTGATCATTAGAAGCGAGTACCGGCGTGTCCAAGACAGGTATGCAGCAGCAAGGAAACTTAACCCTATAGTTCGCACTCGAAATGAAATCAACGCACTCAAGGAGTCCTCGCAGAAAATTGACTTCATCTTAATAACTGACAACATAGGGTCAGGAAAACAAGTAATCGATGCTCTTGATAGGCTGGCTGCGTTCTGCACTACCGGACCCTTCTCAAATTGCGACGTTAGAATCTCAGTAATAGCCTGGACCGCCACAAAAGCCGGCACTGAGGCAATTACAACCTGGGCAAGCACGATGCCACCGACGTGTGGAAATATCAACAAGTTAGTTAAGCGATCATTAGTTGATCATTTGAACATTTTCTACCTGAATTTGACGCAGACTTTTCACGACTTAGGTGAGCTTGAATCGCGCGAACAACTCTTCGACCTATTCAAAAAGTATGGTGATCCCAGAAATAAGAAAAAACATACTAGGGGTCTCGGCTTCGGGAAAATAGCTTCACGAACGGTCTTGCTCGGGTCGTCGTGTCCCAACACTGTTCCCGACTTTTTGTACTCATCTTCCGGGAGCGAAGAATATGTGCCACTATTCCCCGGCAAACGTATCCCGCCGGATATAAACGAAGTTATCCTCCACGATACTCGCTATAACCCTCAGCACACAGAGGCGAAAGAACGCCACGAGCAACGCATACGAAAGCAGCACCTATTGGTAGCCGCCAACCGGCCGATCAAACGTGGAGATGCGAAATGGGGGATTCTAGTGCTTGCGGTGGCCGGGACTGCTCGCGAGGAGGCGATCCTTTCGAGCAACATCTCCTACCACCGTTTTCGTCAGGCGGAACAGCAACTGATAGCACTGGGATGGCTCACTGCTGACTTCACTGCCACAAAAGAAGGCGAGAATTCTGTGCGGACATACGGGCGCAAGAGTAATCAAGCCGATTATGCTTCCGCTCGGCGATACATGAAGCGTAAAGTTGACGCGCGCAACGTCACATACTATCCTCAGTCTTTGCGTGGGGTGAGGTAA